The Jaculus jaculus isolate mJacJac1 chromosome 3, mJacJac1.mat.Y.cur, whole genome shotgun sequence genome includes the window tttttttttctttatttatttgagagagagagagaaagggggatgtgtgtgccagggcctccagccactgcaaatgaactccacatgtgtgcgcccccttgtgcatctggcttatgtgggtcctggggaattgaatgtgggtcctttggctttgcaggcaagcaacttaaccactaagccacttctccagccctttctgctgcttttttgagtcagagtcttatCATGTAGCCCTGACTAGTCTCAAATTTGTGATCGTTCTGCCTCTGCCACCCCaaagctggaattataggcactgCTGTCTGCTAGGATTTTCTTGAATGTACAGAAAATGACTGCATGGACTTAGCGACAACAGCATGCACGTCATAGAGGCACAGAAGCACCCTGTGCTTATTCTCTTGCTCCTGATATCGATCAGCTTCAAGATTGTCtcagtttttgaaaatatttatttgtcttatttatttgagagagagaggtagattatatatatatatatggaaacagagacagagagagaatgggtgtaccagggccttcagccactgtaaaacaattccagaggtatgtgccaccttgtgcatctggcttatgtgagtcctggggaatggaacctgggtcctttggcttcacaggccaatgccttagctgctaagccatctctctccagccccagattgtcTCAGTTTTAAAGCATCCTTCACTGCTCAGAGCCCCAAAGACCCAATTTAGCCCTTAAATCAGGGCTCATAGCTTGAGTCACGTAGGAATCATCTAGTCaacataatattcttttttaatcaaTGCATTGAGGTagatgtttgtggtggtttgattcaggtgtcccccataaacttgggtgttctgaatgctaggttcccagctgatggagatttaggaattaaatcttgcgggagggagtgtattgttgggggcgggcttatgggtattatagccagtttccccatgtcagtgtttgacacactctcctattgctattgtccactttatgtgggccagggggtgatgtctaccctctgctcatgccatcattttcccctgccatcacggagcttcccctcgagcctgtaagccaaaataaacctcttatcccacaggctgctcttggttgggtgatttctactagcaatgtcaacctgactgcaacaatgttaCTTGCCTTGACACGCACCCACTTAGAGCGTGCAGCTTGATGAAGTTAGAACAAGTTTTACACTTGTGTAACTACCACACGTTGAAGATTTAGAATGCTCCCAGTACTACAAAGAAATTCCCAGGCCTTGCCCAAGCAGACCCTGTCCACCCTCTCCACCGTACCTCTCATCCCTTAGATGGGGGTCTGTCACTTTCAGTGAGTAAATTAAATGTTAGATCAGAAGGGATGATTCAAATTGGTAGCATTTTTAGGGGGATCTGTCTGTGTAAGTCCCTGAATGTggcagaaggaaggaggaaagggttaaAACAGGTTGTCTCCAACTTAGCATTTGTCCTGTGGTTTGGCAGTTTTCCTGGCTTCTGTCCACTAGATGTCAGCAGCAGCCCGTAGTTATAACAACCCAAATGGCTCTTTGGACCTCACAAAATTCTACAAAAGTAACCAGTTTTGTCTCCTCTGGAAATACTGGACCAATGGCTTGCTCTGCGTGCGGTGGCTTAGAGGTCTGAGGCCCTTCAGCCCAGAAgtttcttcccctttcctcttcctgTTAGCCACAgaatttcactttcatttttcagccagctggggaggaagagactgCGTGCAGCCTGAGCCCCTGCGGTGAAGGAATCCATTCTGCCCTGTGACTATTCTCCATTTCAACCCAAAGCCAAGATTTCACTTTCTTGGCCCAAAGGTGTGTCGGGGGAGGTTTGTATGCGGCAGAGGGAGAGGACTCTGCCCGAGAGGAGAAGGCCAGCTGAcactctggggagttgaatttgtGCAGAGAGCGGCCTGCTTGTAAAGGGAGGCACGAACAAATGTGGCTTTGTTGACTGGGGAAGAATGGCCTTGAAAAGTGAGAACTGCAATCCATTTCTCCAGAGCAAGTCTGTTCCTGTTCTATAGgttttactgttattattattattattattattattattattattattacgaggagagagaaaatgagaatgggttggtcagggtctcttgtaactgtaagcaaactccaaatacatgtgacattttgtatgtgtgtgctagggaatcaaatccaggcaaacaggctttgcaagcaagtgcccttatcctctgaaccatgtccccagcccctgttctgtagttctctctctctctctctctctctctctctctctctctctctcgcttgctcgctctcgCGCTCACTCtcgctttgtgtgtgtgtgtgtgtgtgtgtgtggtttttaagagatgggtctcactctagcccaggctgacctggaatttgccatgtagcctcagggtggcctcgaactcatggtgatcctcctacctctgcctcccagtgctgggattaaagacctgctccaccacgcccagtttgttctatagattaatatatataattgatttgagagacagaaagaggcagagagagaatgggcacaccaaggcatccagccacagcaaacaaactccagatgcatgcacgcccccttgtccatctggcttacgtgggtcctggagaatagaacgaggatcctttggctttgcaggcagacgccttaactgctaagccctgttCTATGCTTTTGATTCTCTACCTTGCAAGCAAAAGTGGAACGTGAAGATCTCTgcccctatctctttctctctggaagtTCTCTTCTTTGTAGCTCTGTGCCCCCTCAGAGGAGAAGATGGTGCCAGGGGTGGTCCGTACCTGAAAACCAAATTCTTCAGAGAGGGCCTCAAATACAGTAGTCTCAGGGGCTTGGTGAAGGGAGCCTTTTACTCCCCTTCCAGAAACCACAGAGGGGCTGTTTGGTGACCTTCCTGACCTATATCCTCATCCCTTGGATAACCTAAAGACAGTTGGTTGGGTGATCTGATTGCTGCTCTATGCTATCATATGGTCATATGTTGCCTTCCGTCCTGTCCTAGTTTCAGGGACTCCACTTGCTTTCCCCAGAATtctggtttactttttttttttttttttttggtcttaatGGTAGGGATTGACTCCTGGGCCTTGTACATGTTAGTTGTGTTTTACCCCTAAACTACAGCACAGCTCTTTTGCTTTGTGAGATTGGTCTGTGTTGCTGAGATTGACCTTGACCTCGGAGACTGAAGTGACCCTCaggcctcagcctcatgagtgctggaactaTGGACAAGCGTGCAAGGACCCGGCTGGCCCACTCCCGCGCATTGGCTTGCGGGAGCCTGCCCATCCTCCCGCCCAGCACAGCTTTGCGTGGCTGTTTACCTCGGCTCCTTGCTGTTTTATTGGCTGAGCGCTAATTAGCATAAAAAAGAGCTAATTAGTTTGCTGCTCAGGAAGAGCCTGAGGCTTTGGTGGTCTTGCTTAGTAAAGTTTTCTGTCTGCTTACTGTGTGCTTTTCCCATCTTAGGCTCACTTGTGGGCACCTGATAGAGGGTTTTACGCCTGGCATTACGTCCTACACCCGCACCTTCCAGAGTCCGCCATATCTGCCTGGCTCTGCATCTTACTCCTGGAGGTGCTCCTTGTCTCCCCAGTGTCTAGTCAAGGCTATGCACATAAGAtaacctttatttattcatttaaaaatatttagagagagccgggcgtggtggtgcacacctttaattccagagtttgggaggctgaggtaggaggattccaagagttcaaggccatctgagactacatagtgaatgccaggtcagcctgagctagagtgagaccctaccttaaaaaaaatcaaagaaactaaGTCTGATATGAAAAATTGTATTAAACACCCATTcaacatttaataaatattaaagacaAGAGTTACATTCTAGCAGGGGAATGCTAATAAAAAgcaataagtagggctggagagatggcttagcttgcctgtgaagcctaaggaccctggtttgaggcttgattccccaggacccacgttagccagatgtacaaggaggcgcacgcgtctggaattcatctgcagtggctggaagccctggcgcgcccgttcgcaatctctctctctctctctgcctctttctctgtctgtagctctcaaataaataaataaaaataaaccaaaaaaaaatttttttaagcaataAGTAATCAATAGAATATATAAGATGATTGCTACTGTGGAGtcacatttttcttaaaattttctttctttatttatttatttaagagagagaggtataTATACCTAGCTCATTAGGCCTCACAgtcaagtaccttagccactaagccatctctccagccctggagtcacCTTTTCAATGTTTTCATAGTGAGGAAACCTTTGAATAGAATCTTAAGATAGTGAGGAATTTGAAGGctttaacatgggattttttttttttttttttccccagatagggtctcactctagttctggctgtcctgaaagtcactatgtacttttaaggtgaccttgaactcagtgatcctcctacctccgcctcctgagtgctgggattacaggcatgcacccctATGTCCAGTTATAATACAGGATTTTAAATTTAGGacgtgtgatggtttgattcaggtgtcccccataaacttaggtattctgaatgctagtctccccagctgatggcaactggacatcaacacctcctggaggtgctgtattgtttggggctggcttatgggtgttatagtcagctcccctttgccagtgtttgacacactctcctgttactgttgtccaccttatgtgggccagggcatgatgtccaccctcggctcatgctgttacgcccagttctcggcgcccccagtgaccaccaaggagaaccaaacacgtatgcaaaggcaaggagctttaattcaggCTTAAGCTCCCTCTCTTGACTTCAACACAGTGGgtctgtacaagagccccgagtagtgggagggcagggtttttacagggatctgaacatagaagaaggggatggtacatgattggttgatttaaacagtgtactcttctggttggcttaggattttggcaggcaaagttagtgggctggagctaggggaattgaacttattttatgtcatgatcagtttccagtaactgttaaacccacccttagatCTTGCCAGGaatagaaacttaggcctactgaggactctgaaggctgtcatggcgtccatctggttcctgagtccttcaatgccattgtttcccctaccatcatggagcttcccctcgagcctgtgagctaACATAAACCTCTTttaaccacaagctgctcttggttgggtgatttctaccagcaatgcgaacctgactgcaacaggacaTAATTTGATTTCTTTGCTCATTGCTATCTGGTTTATAACTCAAATTCTGTATTAAGTAAGAGTGGTGATTGGATACACTTGTCTGTTCCAACTTTTAGAAGAAATACTTCCAATTTTTCTCCTCTTGTTATAATGTTGGATATAGCTCTGTCAAATATAGCCTTATTATTTTGAGCTAAGAtattgccccggccagcggggctTCAACGGGAGCACGGACCCTAGAAAACCTGGAATGAATGGGACAAGAGACATGAAGGAACCGACAGCAAGACAGGAGTCTGATCaagctgcaatttttatttttctcagggcGCCTTTTATATAGTAGAACAGGGGAACTGGTCAGTAGTTTAGGTATTGCTACAATTCTGTTTTAGACAGGATAAGGTCATAGGCCCAAGGCCACAAGATGATCAGCAGGATAGGGCCCCAGCTTTAACGCCACAAGATTCACGACTTTAACAGCTGCAGGTTATGACTTTCCAGAACAGACAACGTATCACAAAATGGAGTCATTATTCAAGGTGGAGGCACTTTTGGTTGTTTAGCGCCCAGCAGCCTTACCAGAAACTGGCCTTTGGCaaataagattctgtaagcagtctgatGACCACATTCCAGGAGTACCTAAGAGAAAGCTAGATGGGCCAGTTTTCTAAATAATGGGTCAACGTacaagcaggcccaggcaaaatggagaggcttttgctctatggctcccgacaagaTATTCCTATCATTAATTTCACCacggtgggttttttgtttttttttttttgtcatgaatGGTTGTTGATTTTGTCAGACTATTTTCTTGATTGAAatcatcatgtgattttgtccttaattatatttatgtgctgttttctgcttattaatttatatatattgaaTCTTTTGTGGGGGAGttcaaagcagggtctccctctagcctaagttgacctggaattcactatgtagtctcaggctggcttcgaactcacagtgatcctcctgtcttggctccttagtgctgggattaaaggtgggtgcctgAAAGTTCTTTATATCTCTGGACTGACAACAAATTGCAATTtgattaagctgggtgtggaagcacaccctatcttgaaaaaccaaaataaataaataaattttaaatataaaataattgcaATTTGATCATGATATATGTGTTTTTTTCAATgtgttgtacattttttttttttctttatttgcttttgtttgtcaaggtagggtctcattctagctcaggctgacctggaattcactatgttgtctcagggtggcctcgaactcacagtgatcctcctaacctctgcctcccgagtgctgggattaaaggtataagccACCACGCCTCGCTAATGTGTTATACAATTTTGatcaaaagtttttttgtttttttttttcaaggtagggtctcactctaattcaggctggcctggaattcactatgtagtctcagagttgcctcaaactcttggaatcctcctacctctgcctcctgagtgctgggatttaaggtgtgtgccaccaagcccagtttatttaggatttttaaaaaatttatgttcATCAAGGAAACTGATCTATAATATGTGTGGTGGAGTGAGTCCTTATCTGGGTTTTGTATCAGGGTAATCTTGTCCTTATTAGAATGAgtttgggggtgggagagatggcttagcagttaaggagcttgcctacgaagcttaagaacccatgttggactctccagatcctatgtaagccagatgcacaaggtcacacattcccactatgtggcacaagcatctggaatctgattgtagtggctgaggccctggcatgtcaattctctctctctctttttctctcttcctctctagaataaaaataaataaataaaatagaatgagtTTGGGATTAGTTCTTTCCCTTTTAGTGTACTGAGGAGCATTTGTATTAGTCTTTATTCAAAGGTCTGGTGGTATTCAACATTGAATCCATCTAGTCTTGGTCTCTTCCATTTAAACacgttttatttgtttgtggggtgtgtgtgtgtgtgtgtgtacatgtgccataGCAGTGGacgtcagaggacagcctcgaggtctggaggtgtctgtgctctcttccactttctctgatacagggtctcttgccgATACAGCGGAGTACCAGACTAGCTAGCCTGCAAGCCTCAGGTGATCCTGGCTCCACTTCCCGCTGCATAGGTGTACTGGAATCACCACTgtgtacctggttttatgtgggcgcagaagaattgaactcaggtcagtaggctttacaaacaaatgcctttaaccacagagccatctcccgtAGGCTTCTCATTTTTAGGAGATCTTTTATGACTGCTTCGAGCTCGTTGCTTTGTATTtctctaaggttttttttttgttaaattttatttttaacatatctcCTTGTTTTAAATTTGTTAGGTCACAGTGTCTAGAtccttatccatttcttccagatttttcaATTTCTTAGAAGAAACTTTTTCAAATACCCTAATGGTCCTATGGATTTCAGTGGTACCATTTAGTATCCTCCTTTTCATGTTGATATTTTATtactctgtgttttcatttttgtttaattgGGCTTAGTGATTgccaatcttatttatcctttcaaagaactatttgtttcattgatccttttgttcttttagttttcattaatttcagctgttttttttattagtatcATTTTAAGTTTAGAAATTGTTTGCACTTTTTTTTATAAGACCCTAAGGTGCACCATTatgatatttatttagtttatctgtatttcattttttaatggaaaCAGGAAAATATGACGCCCTTAGACTCTAAATCCTACAAGCTCAGACAGGCCCCACTCAAGGTGACTGTACCGCTGTCTTCCATAGTCACAGGCTAGGCAGGACAGAGCGCGTTCCCTCTGTCACTCGACTATAGTTCTGCATAGTGCTAAGACCTGAATTTCTCGCTCCTTTTCTTTGTCCTCAGCCCCCATCCTCCCCCAGGCCACCACCGCGTCCTTCAGCCGGAGTATTCCTTACTGCTTTTCCCTCTTGTCTTAGATTTGGTCTGCTTGTTGTTGGACCTCCAGCGCTTTCCCCTGTCACCCACGTGGATGAGTTCTCTCCAGCCATTGTGATTCATTCTGTGCTCCGCAGAAGCTCTTGTCTGGTGGATTTGCCTCTGTGGACGGCTATACCATCCTTTTACGGTCTACCTAATCATCTAGCCGTCTGTAAGTAAGAGTGAGGACAGGAAGAACCCAGAGAACAGTTACCATGGCTGCAGCAGTCCTCATGGAGGAGGCCACATGTCCTATCTGCCTGGAGCTTTTGACAGAGCCCGTGAGTCTGGACTGTGGCCACAGCTCGTGTCGAGCCTGCCTGTCCACGCAGAGCATCGGCCCCGCCAGGAAAACCAGCTGCGCTGTGTGTGGTACCCGGTGCTCAGCTGAGAACCTGGGGGTGAATCGGCCCCTGGCAGGCATAGTAGAGAGACTCAGGGAGGTCAGGATGAGGACTGACACTGAAAAGAAGGAAGACTTGTGTGTACGCCATGgggagaagctgcttctcttctgtgaggaagacaggaaggtcaTCTGCTGGCTCTGTGAGCGTTCTCGGGAGCATCATGGCCACCATACCTACCTCCTGGAGGAGGTAGCCACAGAGTGTCAGGTAGGGCTCTGGATAGAGGGATGTAGGGAAGAAGACAGTTTGAGTAAGAAATCTTACCTTCccatcttgctttctttctttctttttttttggtttttcaaggtagggtctcactctagcccaggctgacctggaattcactatgtagtctcagggtggcctcgaactcatgacaatcctcctacctctgcctcccgagtgctgggattaaaggcatgtgccatcatgcccgactTTCTTTATTCACTATGACAATGAGCCCTGGAATCTCTTCTTTTGTCTCTTATCCTACATTCAGCTTCTCATGCCTGGAAACACATTTCTATGTTTTCCTTACATTTAAATAAAGGGTTGTCCAAGACTACACAGTCTCTTTACCAAGAGCAGGTAGTTTGGAGGGAATACTCACTCCCCTGCATTGCATGGGTGGAAAAATCATTTCCacagttagctttttttttttgtttgttttgtttttgttttttgaggtagggtctcactctagcctaggctgacctggaattaactatgtagtctcagggtggcctcgaactcacagtgatcctcctacctctgcctcccaagtgctgggattaaggtcgtgcaccaccacgccaggctcacaCTTAGCTTTCATTGTTCCTGTCAGCAGGGTGACTGCTCGGGAACATTGTGGACTGCATATGGGGATTTCGTTTTCCTGGGAAGGAAGACTGCATTCACCTTCCTGGGTTTTCTTCCATGTCATAGACTCCTGACATCAACCTCGCAGTTTCTATTAACTGGTCTCTTCTGAGATCAACCTAATTCCTTTGCTAGTCCTGTGCTCAAGTGGTGGAAACACTCCGTGCGTGATGCTGGTATGACCCTTTCTCACAGGAGAAGCTTCGGAGTGCTCTCGAGAGACTGAGGAGGCAGCAGCGGGAAGCTGAGCAACTGGGAGCTGACATCAGAGAAGAGAGGATTTCTTGGCAGGCAGGAGATTTTCCTAAGGGGTTCTGAAACAGCAATCTTAGCAGGACCTCCTTTTTGTCCTAATCCAAGGAGGTTCTCTTTATTCCCCTGACATTCAATAAACCCAGAAACAAGTTTATTAATTTCTTGCTAGGAGTGAGGGCTGAGAAGTAGAATTGTCATGAGTGCACATATCTGTTGATACTGAGCACAGACAGGCAGTCTAGTAGAGAAGACTGGAAAATTCTATTCCATTTCTCCTTTCTGTGGGGTCTCTGCCATGCTGTTGGAAGACATTGGGCAAAAGACCAAAGTTTCCCCAAGGTTCAAAACTGGGAATGGTAATGCAGGAAGTCATGAGCGCCCAGGCAGAATAGTAGATAAAATTGAAGTCCCTGAAAAGTACCCTAATGCGGCCAACAGTCTGGcggactcattctctctctgtttctctctctccatccctccctgctGCAGGTTCAAATACAGACTGAGAgacaaaggatacaaacaggatTTAACCGGCTTCGAAGCATCCTAGACAGCGAGGAGCAGAGAGAGCTGCGGAGACTGGAGGCGGAGGAGCGGAAGATCCTGCACAGCCTGGCAGAGGCCGAGGCCGAGCTGGCTCAGCAGAGCCGGGTGGTGACCGAGCTCATTGAGGATCTGGAGCGCAGAGGCCGGTGGTCGCCGAGGGAGCTGCTCCAGGTGGGAGTGCCCCCCTCGCCTGAGACTGAGAGACACAGGCAGCTCCTTTCCTTTCTGACACGAGTGACGCTGCACATGGCCAAGAAGTCACAAAAGCAAACGTGCTTGACTCGTTCCTGGTCTTAGGGGAATGCATCTGCTTTTCACCACTAGGGAGGGATCCGACTGAAGAAGCTCCCTCGTCTGTTCTGGCTTTGTTTtcgctttttttgttttcatagtaAAGCATGTGGAATTGTGTcacctgctccccccccccttttttttgacaTCTGTTGAGATCATTTTGTgatttctattcttttaaaaaattttttagatttatttttgtttatttgagacagagaaagagaaagggagagagacacagagagcgagtgagaatgggcatgccagggcctctagccactgcaaatgaactccagacacatgtgc containing:
- the LOC101594518 gene encoding tripartite motif-containing protein 34 isoform X1; translation: MAAAVLMEEATCPICLELLTEPVSLDCGHSSCRACLSTQSIGPARKTSCAVCGTRCSAENLGVNRPLAGIVERLREVRMRTDTEKKEDLCVRHGEKLLLFCEEDRKVICWLCERSREHHGHHTYLLEEVATECQEKLRSALERLRRQQREAEQLGADIREERISWQVQIQTERQRIQTGFNRLRSILDSEEQRELRRLEAEERKILHSLAEAEAELAQQSRVVTELIEDLERRGRWSPRELLQDMSGIMKWSEVWTLKKPKALPKKLKTVFCTPDLSGMLQMFRELTDARSYWVDITLSQDNLNLDLILSEDQRQVTCVPIWPYNCCNYGILGSQYFSSGKHYWEIDVSKKTAWIIGVYCRKRSAKSCVRQGKRLPNVYSRGRPQDDYWVLWLQNETKFGAFANSVTFNPIVVTLYMAIPPQRVGVFLNYEAGTVSFFNITNHGSLIYKFSNCGFPQPVYPYFSPWNCPAPMTLCPPSS